The following proteins are co-located in the Nonlabens ponticola genome:
- a CDS encoding DUF1573 domain-containing protein: MYLNLKYLIIIVVCLSGTQSMTAQNKVSDELTTIVFEQKTIDYGTIEKGSDGEREFIFTNTGEHDFILKNIFSSCNCDVISKPEEPIAPGTKGKILVIYDTKKVGPIVKTMTIMGNIKEKVIALKLTGVVKEG; the protein is encoded by the coding sequence ATGTATTTAAATCTAAAATACCTAATTATCATAGTGGTCTGTTTAAGCGGTACCCAATCAATGACGGCTCAAAATAAGGTTTCTGATGAATTGACAACAATAGTCTTTGAGCAAAAAACCATCGACTACGGTACCATAGAAAAAGGTAGTGATGGAGAACGTGAATTTATCTTCACTAATACTGGAGAGCACGATTTCATTCTTAAGAATATATTCTCTTCCTGCAATTGTGATGTCATTTCAAAACCAGAGGAACCTATTGCTCCTGGAACCAAAGGAAAAATACTCGTGATTTATGACACAAAAAAGGTCGGACCTATTGTAAAAACAATGACGATAATGGGTAATATCAAAGAAAAAGTGATCGCTTTAAAGCTAACCGGTGTAGTAAAAGAAGGTTAA
- a CDS encoding pyridoxal phosphate-dependent aminotransferase, translating to MPQISVKGRQMPSSPVRKLVPYAESAKKRGTNIYQLNIGQPDIKTPEQAIAAVRNNSMEILEYSHSAGNESYRKKLVAHYNKLDMNLDIDDVIVSTGGSEALMFAMGSICDQGDEVIIPEPFYANYNGFATASGVAVKPIATNIENNFALPDIEAFENLITDRTKAILICNPGNPTGYLYTQEEMDKLAALVIKHDIFLVADEVYREFAYDGRVHHSVMNQAGLENHAIMIDSVSKRYSMCGARIGCMVSKNKEVVAAAMKFAQARLSPPTFAQIAAEAALDTPQSYFDEVIEEYIDRRDTLISGLKNIEGVQVANPGGAFYCVAQLPVEDADHFAQWLLESFEHEGETIMVAPAAGFYSTPGSGKNQIRIAYVLEKKSLIKAVEILEKALEAYKS from the coding sequence ATGCCGCAGATATCCGTAAAAGGAAGGCAAATGCCTTCATCACCAGTACGTAAACTTGTTCCTTATGCCGAGTCGGCTAAAAAACGAGGAACTAACATCTATCAGCTTAACATAGGACAACCAGATATTAAAACGCCCGAGCAAGCAATTGCCGCGGTGCGCAACAATTCTATGGAAATCCTAGAATATAGTCACAGTGCTGGTAATGAGAGTTATCGCAAAAAACTGGTGGCACATTACAACAAACTGGATATGAATCTTGACATCGATGATGTCATCGTATCGACTGGTGGTAGCGAGGCGTTGATGTTTGCCATGGGAAGCATATGCGATCAAGGCGACGAGGTCATCATACCAGAACCGTTTTATGCCAACTATAATGGCTTTGCCACGGCAAGTGGTGTTGCGGTAAAACCTATTGCAACCAACATTGAGAATAACTTTGCATTACCAGATATTGAGGCTTTTGAAAATCTGATCACTGATAGAACTAAAGCCATATTAATCTGCAATCCAGGAAATCCAACTGGTTACCTCTATACTCAAGAAGAGATGGATAAACTGGCAGCACTTGTAATCAAACACGATATATTCCTGGTTGCAGATGAAGTTTATCGCGAGTTTGCTTATGACGGTCGCGTGCATCACAGTGTGATGAATCAAGCAGGTCTTGAAAATCATGCGATCATGATTGACAGCGTTTCAAAACGCTACAGCATGTGCGGCGCACGTATAGGCTGCATGGTTTCAAAAAACAAAGAAGTGGTCGCCGCGGCCATGAAATTTGCACAGGCGCGATTGAGCCCACCAACCTTTGCACAAATCGCTGCCGAAGCTGCGCTTGACACACCGCAGTCTTACTTTGACGAGGTGATTGAGGAATATATCGACAGGCGAGACACGCTTATCAGCGGACTCAAAAATATAGAAGGCGTGCAGGTAGCTAATCCTGGTGGTGCCTTTTACTGCGTTGCCCAACTACCCGTCGAGGACGCAGATCATTTCGCACAGTGGTTGCTGGAATCCTTTGAGCATGAAGGAGAGACGATAATGGTAGCGCCAGCAGCAGGCTTTTACAGCACTCCAGGCAGCGGTAAAAACCAGATACGCATTGCCTATGTTCTTGAGAAAAAATCCCTGATTAAAGCTGTTGAAATTTTAGAAAAGGCACTTGAAGCCTACAAGTCGTGA
- a CDS encoding membrane or secreted protein gives MKLLLITFGLMALAFAGIAIKIWGKKDGKFSGTCASQNPYLNKDGQACSMCGKLPEEQTDCDTVAKAS, from the coding sequence ATGAAATTACTTTTGATAACATTCGGATTGATGGCGCTGGCCTTTGCGGGAATTGCGATCAAGATTTGGGGTAAAAAAGACGGTAAATTCTCAGGAACCTGTGCGAGCCAGAACCCATATCTCAACAAGGATGGACAAGCCTGCAGCATGTGCGGTAAATTGCCAGAAGAGCAAACGGATTGCGATACAGTAGCTAAGGCTTCATAG
- a CDS encoding phosphatidylserine decarboxylase family protein, translated as MFHKEGIVSIAIAVSVAAILSIVAFTVEMPVWTQILLLLLAAFVLIIILQFFRNPSRKTILDDTTIVSPVDGKVVVIEKVTENEYFKDERIMISVFMSPLNVHVTRYPVGGKVAYSKYHPGKYLVAWHPKASEENERTTVVINHKNTAQILYRQIAGALAKRIVNYATQDDSIVQGADSGFIKFGSRVDVYLPLDAIITVELNQKLKGGESILAKFTDE; from the coding sequence ATGTTTCATAAAGAAGGTATTGTATCCATTGCTATTGCTGTATCAGTCGCTGCTATATTGTCGATCGTTGCGTTCACCGTAGAAATGCCAGTATGGACGCAGATACTTTTGCTGCTTTTAGCCGCATTTGTGTTGATTATCATCCTTCAATTTTTCAGAAACCCGTCAAGGAAAACGATTCTTGATGATACGACTATTGTCTCACCTGTCGATGGAAAAGTTGTGGTCATAGAAAAAGTTACTGAAAATGAATACTTCAAGGACGAGCGCATAATGATATCCGTTTTTATGTCTCCACTCAATGTTCATGTGACGCGATACCCAGTAGGCGGTAAAGTTGCCTACAGTAAATATCATCCCGGAAAATACCTGGTGGCATGGCATCCTAAAGCTAGCGAAGAAAACGAGCGCACAACCGTAGTCATTAACCATAAAAATACAGCCCAAATTCTGTATCGTCAGATCGCAGGCGCGCTAGCCAAACGGATAGTAAACTATGCAACCCAAGACGATTCAATCGTACAAGGAGCTGATAGCGGATTCATAAAATTTGGATCTAGAGTAGATGTGTATTTACCGCTGGATGCTATCATTACTGTAGAGCTCAATCAAAAACTCAAAGGTGGTGAATCTATCTTAGCCAAATTCACGGATGAGTGA
- a CDS encoding acyl-CoA-binding protein, producing MSDDKLDIAFNEAVEKASKEEQSDVPLELQLHLYAYYKRVINEPYVNNKSFQTNDLRAGFKMNALIQVQRISKTEAKKRYIEIIESLYPRPW from the coding sequence ATGAGTGACGACAAGCTAGATATAGCTTTTAATGAAGCCGTCGAGAAAGCTTCAAAGGAAGAACAATCTGATGTTCCTCTAGAACTACAATTGCATTTATACGCATACTATAAGCGAGTGATCAACGAGCCGTACGTAAACAACAAGTCTTTTCAAACCAATGACCTGAGAGCTGGTTTCAAGATGAATGCATTGATACAAGTGCAACGCATAAGCAAGACTGAAGCCAAGAAACGCTACATCGAGATCATTGAATCATTATATCCACGACCGTGGTAA
- a CDS encoding phosphatidate cytidylyltransferase gives MRELLVRSISGILYVSLVVLSALYSREVFIFLFCLFAFICLLELMPMIRLKQWLILPLLPIAYYFIVWQGVPTYGIYALLAATLLVNIYLIRDLILVDRIALFNTKKHVIALLYLIGSSLFLALIPDIVETPDGISSFKPQLLIGIFAIIWTNDSFAYVSGRLFGKHKLMKRISPKKTIEGFVGGLVMAIVMGIALHFYLDSINLNDYSLTEWAIIAFVVAFFGTIGDLIQSKIKRQAAVKDSGSIMPGHGGIFDRMDSIIFAAPFAYLTFLIINHVS, from the coding sequence ATGAGAGAATTATTAGTAAGATCCATATCTGGGATATTATATGTCTCTCTTGTTGTGCTAAGCGCACTGTACTCTAGAGAGGTTTTTATTTTTCTATTTTGCCTTTTTGCCTTTATCTGTTTACTGGAGCTTATGCCTATGATAAGATTAAAGCAATGGCTTATACTACCATTACTACCTATTGCTTACTATTTTATAGTATGGCAAGGCGTACCTACCTATGGTATTTATGCATTGCTGGCAGCTACTCTTTTGGTAAATATTTATTTGATTCGTGATCTTATTCTTGTAGATCGTATTGCGTTGTTCAATACTAAAAAGCATGTGATAGCACTCTTGTACCTTATAGGATCAAGTTTGTTCCTGGCATTAATTCCTGATATTGTAGAGACACCTGATGGCATATCATCTTTCAAACCGCAATTACTCATAGGAATTTTTGCCATCATCTGGACCAATGACAGTTTTGCTTATGTATCTGGTAGATTATTTGGTAAACACAAACTCATGAAGCGCATCAGTCCTAAAAAGACTATAGAAGGTTTTGTAGGCGGCCTTGTAATGGCTATCGTCATGGGAATAGCGTTACACTTCTATCTAGATTCTATTAATTTGAATGACTACAGTTTGACGGAATGGGCGATCATAGCTTTTGTAGTGGCATTCTTTGGAACTATAGGAGATCTAATCCAGTCAAAGATTAAGCGTCAGGCAGCTGTAAAAGATAGCGGTAGCATCATGCCAGGTCATGGTGGCATATTTGATCGTATGGACAGTATTATATTTGCTGCACCATTTGCTTATCTAACTTTTTTAATCATCAACCATGTTTCATAA
- a CDS encoding aspartyl protease family protein, which yields MRLLWLILLFMLSALSINAQKGFSFPEGVDKIEIPFQSVYNLIILPVEVNGVGMDFILDTGANKSVIFNFNGIDSLNVNPGKTLKISGYGNQEPIDAYYSDNNRININGYANRTASLFITVDQQLNLLPTLGVEVNGLLGKDFFENALVNIDYLNAMITVYKNSSMRRVKRSRRVEAIIELENDKPYINGKVVTAGIIHPVRILIDTGSSDALWVFQDDEDDFMLPEKGFDDFLGIGLNGRVTGRRSKIEKLLLGNIELNKVTVSFPDQDSTTSNNSTQILSGSIGGEILSRFNLSIDYRNKRVQLQPNEEFAAGFFYNMAGIEIRAGDTELFTYYDDGRNDDVNTAYGTLRGQKTVNTSKTVNYKWVPSLFIQSVRKDSPADKAGIKVGDEIVRVNSIAKANLTLNNVASQFFKNPYSRLKIKVKRGEREKKFTLKLVPVID from the coding sequence ATGAGATTGTTGTGGTTGATTTTACTTTTTATGTTAAGTGCATTATCAATCAATGCCCAAAAAGGTTTTTCTTTTCCAGAAGGCGTCGATAAGATTGAGATACCATTTCAATCGGTTTATAACCTCATTATTTTACCCGTGGAAGTTAATGGTGTAGGTATGGACTTTATCCTCGATACCGGAGCTAATAAATCTGTGATTTTTAATTTTAATGGCATAGACTCATTAAATGTCAATCCAGGGAAGACCCTTAAAATTTCGGGTTACGGTAATCAAGAGCCTATCGACGCATACTATAGCGATAATAATCGCATCAATATTAATGGGTATGCAAACCGCACCGCTAGTCTTTTCATTACGGTTGATCAACAACTTAATTTGCTGCCCACGCTGGGCGTTGAAGTTAATGGATTGCTAGGTAAAGATTTCTTTGAGAATGCGCTCGTCAATATAGACTATCTAAATGCTATGATTACTGTCTATAAAAACAGTTCTATGCGCAGAGTAAAACGGTCTAGACGTGTCGAGGCAATCATTGAGCTGGAAAATGATAAACCCTATATCAATGGAAAAGTGGTGACGGCAGGTATTATTCATCCGGTAAGGATTTTAATTGACACTGGTAGTAGCGATGCACTATGGGTTTTTCAAGATGACGAGGATGACTTTATGTTGCCTGAAAAAGGCTTTGATGATTTTCTAGGCATAGGATTAAACGGCAGGGTTACTGGAAGGCGCTCAAAAATTGAGAAACTCCTGCTAGGCAATATTGAGTTGAACAAGGTGACTGTCTCTTTTCCAGATCAGGATTCAACGACTTCAAATAACAGTACTCAAATTCTATCGGGCTCAATAGGTGGTGAGATATTGAGTCGATTTAATCTATCTATAGATTATAGAAATAAAAGAGTACAATTGCAGCCCAATGAAGAATTTGCCGCTGGTTTCTTCTACAATATGGCGGGTATTGAAATAAGAGCTGGTGATACAGAGTTATTTACTTATTATGACGATGGTCGCAATGACGACGTTAACACCGCTTATGGTACTTTGAGAGGTCAAAAAACCGTCAATACTAGTAAAACCGTAAATTACAAATGGGTGCCTAGTTTATTTATACAATCCGTACGTAAAGATTCACCTGCGGATAAAGCTGGTATTAAAGTAGGTGATGAAATTGTGAGAGTAAACAGTATTGCCAAAGCCAATTTGACACTCAATAATGTAGCATCACAGTTTTTCAAAAATCCCTATTCCCGATTAAAAATTAAAGTAAAGCGAGGCGAGAGAGAGAAGAAATTCACTCTCAAACTAGTACCAGTAATCGATTAA
- the murB gene encoding UDP-N-acetylmuramate dehydrogenase codes for MQIQHHVALKEFNTFGISAFAKAYTPINIPAQFKEAASYYKGEQVFLLGGGSNMLLIDDISRPVLHVLTKGIETQAAQNGEIHITAQAGENWHEFVLYCIKNNYAGIENLSLIPGNIGTSPIQNIGAYGVELKDVFNSCTVIDLQTLEEKSLSLEECNFGYRDSVFKKEAAGKYIITSVTFKLQDLSINPDYKLKTSYGAIQEELDRLGGEPDIALVSQAVINIRTSKLPDPKIIGNSGSFFKNPIIKRDRYDELVRLHPHMPSYNVDDDHVKVPAGWLIDQCGFKGYRKGDAGVHDKQALVLVNHGKATGKEIISLSREIQEKVNSRFGISIDTEVNLIENM; via the coding sequence ATCCAGATACAACATCATGTAGCTCTTAAGGAGTTTAATACGTTTGGGATATCAGCTTTCGCGAAAGCTTACACACCCATAAACATTCCTGCACAATTTAAGGAAGCGGCATCCTATTATAAAGGTGAACAAGTTTTTTTATTAGGTGGCGGCAGCAATATGTTGTTGATTGATGATATTTCAAGACCAGTATTACATGTTTTAACCAAAGGAATAGAAACACAAGCCGCACAAAACGGTGAGATACACATCACGGCTCAAGCGGGCGAAAACTGGCATGAATTTGTTCTATACTGCATAAAGAACAATTATGCAGGGATTGAAAATCTTTCATTGATCCCAGGAAACATCGGTACGTCACCTATTCAAAATATCGGTGCCTACGGTGTAGAACTTAAGGATGTATTTAACAGCTGTACGGTTATTGACCTGCAAACTCTAGAAGAGAAGTCTTTAAGCCTTGAAGAATGCAATTTTGGTTATCGAGATAGCGTCTTTAAGAAGGAGGCTGCTGGTAAATACATCATAACATCAGTCACTTTTAAATTACAGGATTTATCTATAAATCCAGATTATAAGCTCAAGACCAGTTACGGTGCGATTCAAGAGGAGTTAGATCGTCTAGGAGGCGAGCCCGATATAGCTTTGGTTTCCCAGGCCGTCATTAACATTAGAACCAGCAAACTACCAGATCCCAAAATCATAGGTAACAGTGGTAGTTTCTTTAAAAACCCAATAATTAAGCGGGATCGTTATGACGAGCTGGTAAGATTGCATCCACATATGCCTTCTTATAATGTGGATGACGATCATGTGAAGGTTCCTGCTGGATGGTTGATAGATCAATGTGGTTTCAAAGGTTATCGCAAGGGCGATGCTGGCGTCCATGATAAACAGGCGCTGGTGTTGGTCAATCATGGTAAAGCAACCGGCAAGGAAATAATATCGCTATCCCGAGAAATTCAAGAAAAGGTAAATTCTAGATTTGGTATATCTATAGATACCGAGGTTAACCTGATTGAAAATATGTAG
- a CDS encoding valine--tRNA ligase — MSIASKYDSKAAEDKWYQYWMDHDFFKSLPDNRESYTIVIPPPNVTGVLHMGHMLNNTIQDVLIRRARLKGYNACWVPGTDHASIATEAKVVKKLKDQGINKNDLTREEFLEHAWEWTHEYGGVILEQLKKLGASCDWSRTKFTLDDDMSASVIKVFIDLYLKGQIYRGYRMVNWDPEAKTTLSDEEVIYQERNGHLYHLQYQVKGSSEKLTIATTRPETILGDTAICVHPDDTRYTHLVGKSVMVPIIDREIPVIADEYVDMEFGTGALKITPAHDENDKKIGEKHSLEVIDIFNDDATLNSFGLHYQGQDRFEVRKNIAAELEDKGYLIKKENHVHKVGTSERTGAVIEPRLSDQWFLKMEELAKPAINAVREDIVELLPSKFKSTYFHWMENVRDWNISRQLVWGQRIPAYFYGDGKEDFVVAASVDEAVTLSRKQTNNHTLTANDLRQESDVLDTWFSSWLWPISVFNGVLEPENEEIKYYYPTRDLVTGPDILFFWVARMIVAGYELRDEKPFDKVYLTGLVRDKQRRKMSKSLGNSPDALKLIEEYGADGVRVGLLLSSAAGNDLMFDEDLCQQGKNFVNKMWNAFRLTQGWEVDKKLEQPLYAKQGIQWYRNRFSQALEQIEGHYSKYRISDVLMTSYKLIWDDFCGWLLEIVKPAYQQPIDAQTMAQVIALFEDNLRLIHPFTPFISEEIWQTISNRQPQESLCVDTWPKQGNVEDEILSDFELVQEVIAGVRKVRKEKQISFKDTIELKVINNEKLSSDYDELIMKMGNVENIELVFEQVAAAASYRVKSSEYFIPLEGTIDTVAEVEKLTAELTRAQGFLKSVEKKLGNERFMAGAPDQVVAMEKKKQADALAKIETLETSIAALKS, encoded by the coding sequence ATGTCCATAGCATCAAAATACGATTCTAAAGCAGCGGAAGATAAGTGGTACCAATACTGGATGGATCACGACTTTTTCAAGTCGTTGCCCGATAATCGAGAAAGTTATACCATCGTGATTCCACCACCTAATGTTACCGGCGTGTTGCATATGGGGCACATGCTTAATAATACTATTCAGGACGTATTGATACGACGTGCTAGACTTAAAGGTTATAATGCGTGTTGGGTTCCTGGAACTGATCACGCATCCATCGCCACAGAAGCAAAGGTTGTTAAAAAACTCAAGGATCAAGGTATCAACAAGAATGACTTGACCCGAGAGGAATTTCTCGAGCACGCATGGGAATGGACGCATGAATACGGTGGCGTTATTCTAGAGCAACTTAAGAAATTGGGAGCCAGCTGTGACTGGTCGCGTACAAAATTCACGCTAGACGACGACATGTCTGCTAGTGTAATCAAGGTTTTCATTGATCTTTATCTTAAAGGACAAATCTACCGTGGTTACCGCATGGTCAATTGGGATCCAGAAGCCAAAACCACCTTGAGTGATGAAGAAGTCATTTATCAAGAGCGCAACGGTCATCTCTATCATTTGCAATATCAGGTAAAAGGTAGCAGCGAGAAACTCACCATTGCGACCACGCGTCCAGAGACTATTCTAGGCGATACGGCGATTTGCGTTCATCCAGATGATACTCGATATACACACCTCGTTGGTAAATCAGTAATGGTTCCTATAATAGATCGTGAGATTCCTGTAATTGCAGACGAGTATGTCGATATGGAATTTGGTACAGGAGCACTCAAGATCACGCCAGCACATGACGAGAATGATAAAAAAATAGGAGAGAAGCACTCACTAGAAGTCATTGATATTTTTAATGACGATGCGACACTCAATAGTTTCGGCCTGCATTATCAAGGTCAAGATCGCTTTGAAGTGCGCAAGAACATTGCAGCCGAATTAGAAGATAAAGGCTATCTCATCAAAAAAGAAAATCATGTTCATAAAGTAGGAACCAGCGAGCGTACTGGCGCCGTGATTGAGCCACGACTTTCTGATCAATGGTTTTTAAAAATGGAAGAGCTCGCAAAACCTGCTATTAATGCAGTGCGCGAGGATATAGTAGAGCTATTACCATCTAAATTCAAGAGCACATACTTCCATTGGATGGAGAACGTGCGTGACTGGAATATATCACGCCAGCTGGTTTGGGGTCAGCGTATTCCTGCCTATTTCTATGGCGATGGTAAGGAAGACTTTGTCGTTGCAGCCAGTGTTGATGAGGCTGTTACGCTTTCGCGAAAGCAAACTAATAACCATACCCTAACAGCAAATGATCTGCGTCAAGAGAGTGATGTTCTGGACACATGGTTCTCTAGCTGGTTATGGCCTATAAGTGTTTTCAATGGAGTGTTGGAGCCTGAGAATGAAGAGATCAAATACTATTACCCAACCCGAGATCTAGTTACAGGACCAGATATTTTGTTTTTTTGGGTGGCTCGTATGATTGTAGCCGGATATGAATTACGCGACGAGAAACCCTTTGATAAGGTGTATTTAACAGGTCTGGTGCGTGATAAACAACGCCGTAAGATGTCAAAATCCTTGGGTAACTCGCCAGATGCACTCAAGTTAATTGAAGAATATGGCGCTGATGGCGTACGAGTTGGTTTATTGCTAAGTAGCGCGGCTGGTAACGATTTGATGTTTGATGAGGATTTATGCCAACAAGGGAAGAATTTTGTCAATAAAATGTGGAATGCCTTTAGGCTTACTCAAGGCTGGGAAGTTGATAAGAAGTTAGAGCAGCCATTGTACGCTAAACAAGGTATACAGTGGTATCGCAACAGGTTTTCTCAGGCTCTTGAGCAAATAGAGGGTCACTATTCAAAGTATCGTATAAGCGATGTGCTCATGACAAGTTATAAATTGATATGGGATGACTTTTGCGGCTGGTTGCTGGAGATTGTTAAACCAGCCTATCAACAACCTATCGACGCTCAAACGATGGCTCAGGTTATCGCGTTATTTGAAGATAACTTGAGGTTGATCCATCCATTTACACCCTTTATTAGCGAAGAGATATGGCAAACTATTTCCAACAGGCAGCCTCAGGAGTCACTGTGTGTCGATACGTGGCCAAAGCAAGGAAATGTAGAAGATGAGATATTATCTGACTTTGAATTAGTGCAAGAGGTAATTGCAGGCGTGCGCAAGGTGCGTAAGGAGAAACAGATAAGTTTTAAAGACACCATTGAACTTAAGGTGATCAATAATGAGAAGCTCTCATCAGACTATGACGAGCTTATTATGAAAATGGGTAATGTTGAAAATATTGAGTTAGTTTTTGAACAGGTCGCTGCTGCTGCCAGTTATCGTGTAAAATCTAGCGAGTATTTTATACCACTAGAAGGAACTATAGATACTGTCGCAGAAGTTGAAAAACTAACTGCTGAACTCACTAGAGCTCAAGGCTTCCTAAAAAGTGTAGAGAAGAAGCTAGGTAATGAGCGATTTATGGCAGGCGCTCCAGATCAAGTGGTAGCTATGGAAAAGAAAAAACAGGCAGATGCTTTAGCCAAAATTGAAACTCTGGAAACTAGCATAGCTGCACTCAAATCATAA